Proteins co-encoded in one Saprospira grandis genomic window:
- a CDS encoding polyprenyl synthetase family protein produces MQAFQRLQNAYRAYAAQEQFGQGQPQELYQPLDYILSLGGKQMRPILLLMAAELYLGQNIETALPAAYAIELFHNFSLMHDDIMDQADLRRGKATVHKKFDTNTAILSGDVMLVYSYKYLAQSASGNLAALLDCYNETAIGVCEGQQMDMNFEQMQSVALESYLKMIELKTSVLLYGAMKMGALIGQAPAEEAELLGEFGRNMGIAFQLQDDYLDSFGDAATFGKRIGGDILQNKKTVLYIKALELGTTADKEQLLALYQQACPAEKEEEKIETVKAIFERSGAKAALGQAVEAYRLKAVSFLDQLPKSQTDKAPLYQFLNFIMQRQH; encoded by the coding sequence ATGCAGGCTTTTCAACGCCTCCAAAATGCTTATCGGGCCTATGCAGCCCAAGAACAATTTGGCCAAGGTCAACCACAGGAGCTTTATCAGCCCCTAGATTATATTCTTTCTTTGGGCGGCAAGCAAATGCGGCCCATTTTGCTATTAATGGCCGCAGAACTCTATCTGGGCCAAAATATTGAAACGGCCCTGCCCGCCGCCTATGCCATAGAGCTTTTCCATAATTTCTCGCTTATGCATGACGATATTATGGACCAGGCCGATTTGCGCAGAGGAAAGGCCACGGTGCACAAAAAGTTTGATACCAATACCGCTATCCTCTCTGGAGATGTGATGCTGGTCTATAGCTATAAGTACCTGGCCCAATCGGCCAGCGGAAATTTAGCCGCCTTGCTCGATTGCTACAATGAAACGGCCATTGGCGTTTGTGAAGGCCAACAAATGGATATGAACTTTGAGCAAATGCAGAGCGTAGCCCTAGAAAGCTACCTCAAAATGATTGAGCTCAAAACCTCAGTGCTGCTCTATGGCGCCATGAAAATGGGCGCCCTCATTGGCCAAGCCCCAGCCGAAGAGGCCGAACTATTAGGCGAATTTGGCCGAAATATGGGCATCGCCTTCCAACTCCAAGACGATTATCTCGATAGCTTTGGCGATGCCGCCACCTTTGGCAAACGCATCGGCGGAGATATTCTGCAAAATAAAAAGACGGTCCTTTATATTAAGGCCCTAGAGCTAGGCACAACCGCCGATAAAGAACAGTTATTGGCCCTTTATCAGCAAGCTTGCCCAGCCGAAAAAGAAGAGGAGAAAATCGAAACCGTTAAGGCTATTTTTGAGCGCTCTGGCGCCAAAGCCGCCCTTGGCCAAGCTGTAGAGGCTTACCGACTCAAAGCCGTTTCTTTCTTGGACCAACTCCCCAAAAGCCAAACGGATAAGGCACCTCTTTATCAGTTTCTCAATTTCATCATGCAACGCCAACACTAA